The region TCGGACAACAACAAAATAATATTACGATTGATTTTGCGGCGCAAAGAACTGGAATCAGTTCCGCTAGTGGGTTTTTATATGGTAAAAATGCCACCCAACCCCCCGATAATATGATTAAGCCCTTACAACCTAAATTGTGGCGTACCTCACAATTAGATTTGTATCCACGAGTCATTGGATTGGGTGCACAATTTCAATTAATTTTAAGTGATACCTGGGGCTATGGTGCTCCCAGAGGATGGCCCTATGATAATTATGCTAAATGGGAAGAACACGTTCGACAAATTGCCCGACAACACAAAGATAAAGTTATATTATGGGATGTTTGGAACGAACCCGACTTAAGAGATCCCTTTTGGAAAGGCACAAGAGAACAATTTTTTGAAACCTATAAACGAGCTTACCAAGTATTACGTCAAGAATTAGGCCCTAATGTGATGATTGGTGGCCCCAGTATTGCCAAATATGATCAAAACTTTCTGATCGCATTTTTAAATTATTGCAAAAATAATAATTTAGAAGTTAATTTTTTATCTTGGCATGAACTCAATGATCAAGATATTACTTCAATTGCTGCCCATATTAATAATGCCCGTCGCAGTTTACAACAAAACCCTAACTACCAAAGTTTAAAAATTCAGAAAATTTATGTCAATGAAATTATTGGCCCTACGGCTCAATATCGTCCGGCGGAAAATTTAGGCTTCCTTTATTATACAGAATTAGGACGGGCGGATGGGGCGGCAAAAGCCTGTTGGGAGCCGTTAAATCCAGGCAGTGGAACTAACAATTGCTTTAATAATAGTTTAGATGGTTTAGTAACACCCGATCAATCTTTACCCAGAGCCGCTTGGTGGGTATATAAAGCTTATGCAGATGGGTTTAGTTCACGAGTTACCAGTCAACCCGGTAACCCTAAAATTGTTGCCCTAGCGAGTCGTTCTAATAGTGAACAAAAGGCTCAGGTTTTGTTCGGTTATTTTGAACAAGCATTTTCTGCACCCACCGCAGGAGTAACATTAATCCTGAAAAATTTACAACAACTGAAATTACCCAATACCAGTGGAAATTTAACGTTAAAAGTGGAAAGAATTCCTGATTCTGGAGAACAAGTGATTAAACAATTAGTTACAGTAAGACAGGATAATATTGCCGTCAGTAATGAAGTGGTGCGGTTAACAATTCCTAATCTTCAACTTCACGAAGCCTATATCCTAACAATTAGCTAACTTAAACAGAAATTCTAGGGGTACAGGTGTACGCCTAACCCTAGAAAGTTTACCTCTTAATAGCAATTTCTAGCTTAACCTTGAACTTTTTAGTGGCAAATCAGTCATTAACTGAAGAACCGATTAAAATCAGAGATAACTTTCCCAGGTACTTTTATGTTACTCCGTGATCAAATTTCCCGTACTGTTGTGGCAGTTTTTGGGCTTTCAATGGCCGTTGTGTTTACCGCTTCAACTCCTGTTATGGCTGAAGTAATCGCTCAAGCTACACCGAATCAACCTCGGATGAATCAGCGTTCAGGCCAACTCATGAATGCACTGAATCCTACCCCTGAACAACAACAGCAACTCCAAGCTATTCGTCAGGAGCATCAGGAGAAAATGCGTCCACAACAACAACAAATGCGTCAAACTCAAGAGGAATTAAATGGGTTAATGGCTGGAAATGCTTCGGAAACCGAACTCCGTCAGAAGCATGATCAGCTGATGGTTTTAAAGGAACAAATGGGAGAACTTCAGTTTGATATGATGTTGAAAATGCGAGCCGTTTTAACACCGGAACAACGCAGTCAACTCGCTAACTTGATGCAAGAACGGCGTCAAAATCCTCGCCGTGATCGCTAAGATTTTTGGGAAAAACTGGCTAAAATTCTACAGGATAGGATCAGAAATTAAGTTATAACTGATAGGGATGCAATGATGAAAACGACAACGTACATTTATTTACATGGGTTTGCATCAAGCCCTTCTTCAACAAAAGCTCAATATTTGCGCGATCGCTTTGCATCCCTTCAGATTAATTTAAACATTCCTAATTTGAATCAAGGAGATTTTTCCCATTTAACCTTAACTCGACAACTCCAACAAATTGAAACCGAATTTTCTCCAAATGCTTCTCCGGTTGTGGTGATCGGGTCAAGTTTTGGGGGATTAACAGCGGCTTGGTTGGCTGAAAAAAAGTTTCCCATTGATCGGTTAATTTTACTAGCTCCCGCTTTTAATTTTTCATCAGAATGGTTGCTCAAATTAGGCCCTGAAAAATTAAAACAATGGCAATCTGAAGGATATTTATCTGTTTATCATTATGCAGAAAAACAGAATTTACCCTTGCATTATCAATTTTTAGAAGATTTATATCAATACCCTGATCAACAGTTACAGCGTCAAATTCCGACATTAATTATACATGGAATTCAGGATGAAGTTATCCCCATCCAAGCCAGCCGAAACTATGCAGCAACAAGACCTTGGGTAAAATTAATTGAACTGAATAGTGATCATAGTTTGGATAATGTTTTAGGTGAAATTTGGCAAGAAATTCAGGGGTTTTTAGAACCCTGATTAAAATTTGTTTTTGAGTTTTTTAATAAATTTTTGAACAGGATTTTGAACGGGTTGAGAGGACGGGAAAATGTCGGGCTTTGGTTCATGTAAATATCGATAATATTCCCAAATATCCCAATAGGGACATCCGGGTTGAATGCGAATTCCAGCCCAATGGAGGTATTGCAGGGGTTGATTAACGTTTGTGTCAATTAAACGATATCCATCCCGTTGAAAATGTTGGCTTCCGGCCCAATTTCCTGGCCCTTTATTTTCTCCTAAAACCAGATTAAATCGCTGTTTAATCCGCTTTAAAATCATATAATTAATGATCGGTTGGTCTGAGGTTTTTTGGGAAAAATCAAAATATTCTGGGTGGGCGGCACATTCAGCAAAGGTTTCATATAAATCCTGTTCTGAAATTAGGTTTTTCTTAGAAGCCCACCAGCCCCCATTAAACATACCTTTTAATTCTTCTGGGCTAAATACATTGTAAATTTCAGGTGTAAAAACGTTAGTTAATCCGCCAGCGTGTTGATAGTCACAACAGAGAAAATCATACTTTGAAAAATAATTAAGATTGTCAATTATTTTTTCAAAAACAACAATATCAGTGTCAATATATAAGAATTCATCAAACGGCCCAAACCAGCAAGCTTGCTTGCGAAATTGATTGGGACGAGCAAAGAATTTTTCTCCGAAAATCTGTTGAAGTTTGATAGATAGTCGTTCAATAAATTCTAAATCTTCATAGACTTGTACTCCATAATCCTGTTTTAGACGAGCAGCAATTTTTTGATAAGAATTATCATAAGGAATTAGAACAACGCTCGTCTCGCCATCGTAAGTTCGGATACTATTGAGTAAAGCGATCGCCTGATCTGTGAATTTATCGTTAGCAGTAATATAAATCCCGCGAGTCATAAAAATATCCTCAATGAATGCCTTAATTCTGATTATTTTTGTTTATTTAGCAACAAATTCCGAAAGCCAGTTGAGAAGATTTAACTTATGTAAAATAATCTGTCGAGCTTCGGCGATCGCATCTTTTGCTTGATACCAATAATCCGTTGAAGCTGTGACTTCTTGAATAAATTCGATCCCTTTTTCATCCCAACTGGGAAGTCGAATAAAACTCCCTGGCGGTAATAATTTATCCGCCCCTCCTCCTCCATAATAAATGGGTAAACACCACGCTAATAAAGCATCCCACAATTTTTCCGTGACATATAAATCATTTCCGGCATAGTTTTCAATTGCCAGATTATAATAGTAAGGAGCCATCGCTTGCCATTTGTTCCCTATTTGTCCCCAATTCTTGCACCAAGAAGGCAAATTTCTCCCATAACAATCAACGTTAATTTCACGTTCTTGTAAAAGCTTTAAAAAGTTTAATCGATCCAGATGATTTTGACTACGATCAACCCCTGATGTAATCCATGAACAGGGCTTAATTTTAGCCGGAGGTTCCATTTCATTTAATTCTCGAAAAGAGTTACTATGATACCAAATAGCAGGCATATAATCGGGGATAGGAGCTTCTGGATCAGGGCCAGAAACATAACCACAATACTGTTTAGCTGCTTCATAATTATAATTATTTTTTTCTCGATATTCTACTAAAGAAGGTTCTCGACATAAATAAATAATTCGATCTTGAGGAACTCCCCTAAATTGTTCTCGAATATCGGGTTGTAGGGGTTCTTGTTTCAGCCAGCTTGTGAGGCGTTGTCGCCGGGAATATTTTTTCCAAAAAATGCGATGAAATTCAAACTGATACATTAACAGAAAATCCGGTTCAGGCGCATTTGCTTGAATTCTAATATTTCCCCACTTCCCAAAATGTTCAGGTGTTTGTTGCCAAAGCCAATCACATTGAGTTAAGTTGGGATAGCTAGTCATCATGCCTATCACTTTTTGACTCATTTTAGTTTTTCCTCATGGGAGATATCTATAGCATTAAGAGATGTGTTGACTTTCCCTGAAATTAAAATAAAAATCAGCAATGAATTAAAATTAAGTGTCCTAATTATAACTGATTTTATTTTAAATAGGGTTCTATTAAGGTAATTATTTTTTGGGTTCGTTGTTGTCTGCCTTGATCATTCAAATGATAGACAGAATTATAGAACAAGAACTTATTATACATAAAATCTTCAGGAGTTCCTAATACTGGAACTTTTGCTTGAGTATAAAAATGTTTTATACTTTGGAAAAATTCTTGAGTTTTGGGATCTTGATATTCTGAGAAATCAACGGTACTTGGCCAAGTTGAGATTAAATTAATTTGATGGTCACGACACCAGACAATAAACTGACTTAATTGTTCCCTGCTATAGCTACTAATCTGATATTCCTGTAAATTAAAGGGTTGAAATCCATTAATAATTGGATCATTTTTATTGGTAATTTTTAAATTATCTAAACTATCTCCTTGTGGGGTAATTCGAGATTGATAAGAAGATGTCAACGAGCTTAAAGACTGTCCTTTAGCGAGGATACCTTGAAATAATCGTTGAGGTGAAACTCCCATAATTAAACGGATTTTCTGGAGCAAATTCATCGATTCAAAATAGCTAGGTTGATAAGCAATAATATAATCTAATAATAGCTCACTAGGAGTGCCATGAGTAATATAAAGCTGATATTCTAAAGGCAGTAAAATCGTATCTTTAGGTTGAGCTATTTGACGGGCATGATCAAGAATATAATCTAACCCAAGTTCTTGAGTCAAGGCGGTATTTACACAAGGACGTTTCAGTTTTTTTTCCAAAGTTTGGCAACTAATACCATACAAAGTATTTGATCCTGAAACTAAGATAATTTTAGGGGTTTGAATCGAGGTTAAATAGCCTGTTTTAAGCTGATTGAGTTCATAAATCCAACGAGAACTGGGTACGGGAGAACCCATTTGATAGATAACAGCACTTGTAAATGCAATAGTGGCGAAAATAAAACCGATTAACAGACCTAAACCATATTGAAAGAATCGCATTTTTTAGTTTCCTTAAAATTTGAAGTAAAGAAAATCGCTCGGAGCAGCTTCAAAAAACGTTTTAAATCCAATAAATATTAATATCCCTACACCCATTCCATAAATTAAATTAGGTCGCCATTCTAATTGTTTCCAGAAAGGAGGCAATTGTTGTGAGGCGGTCTGAGTTTCTACTTCGTTTAATGTGGGATGATATCGAGCCATCCAAACTTGAGTATTAGGGGTAAACCAAATAATCCCTAATAAAATAGTAATCCCACTCAGAGCATACCAAGGATTAATTTCAAAATGGGGCATTAAACCATTAAATTCAATCCCTAAAGCTGGTAATGGTTTTAGATATTTAGATAAAAATGGGGGTAATGATAAACCATTGAGTCCGATCATTCCCGACAGTAAAATTTTAGCTGATTGCAGATTTTCGGCTCTAAAAAATACCCAACCCACAATAACCGCTAAAAACATTAAAATTCGTCCTAGCCAGTCTCCTAAAACACTTCGTTGATTTAAAACATGACCTAAAACTTTTTTCCGAAAGCTGCGCCATTGTTGATTAATCACTAAATATAAGCCATGTAATCCCCCCCATAATACAAATGTCCAACTAGCACCATGCCATAATCCTCCTAATAGCATGGTGAGCATTAAATTAAGATTGCGTTGTGCTTCTCCTTTGCGATTTCCCCCCAAAGGAATGTAGAGATAGTCCTTTAAAAAATTGGATAGCGTAATATGCCACCGTCGCCAAAAATCAATGATATTGACAGATTGATAAGGGGAGTTAAAATTGAGGGGAAATTTAATCCCAAATAGTCGAGCTCCACCAATTGCCATATCAGAATAACCTGAAAAATCAAAATAGAGTTGAAAGGTAAAAGCGAGAATACCGACCCAAGCTTCAATAAAGTTTATACTGATTCCTTGATTGGCTGCATTAAAGATCGGATTACTATAGGCTGCAATTCCATCAGCAAAAATCACTTTTTTTAAAAAACCCATAAAAAAAATAGTTAGTCCGATAAAAATATTTTCTGCGGTAAAACGGG is a window of Planktothrix serta PCC 8927 DNA encoding:
- a CDS encoding GH39 family glycosyl hydrolase codes for the protein MTLLSILGLGQFQVFGQQQNNITIDFAAQRTGISSASGFLYGKNATQPPDNMIKPLQPKLWRTSQLDLYPRVIGLGAQFQLILSDTWGYGAPRGWPYDNYAKWEEHVRQIARQHKDKVILWDVWNEPDLRDPFWKGTREQFFETYKRAYQVLRQELGPNVMIGGPSIAKYDQNFLIAFLNYCKNNNLEVNFLSWHELNDQDITSIAAHINNARRSLQQNPNYQSLKIQKIYVNEIIGPTAQYRPAENLGFLYYTELGRADGAAKACWEPLNPGSGTNNCFNNSLDGLVTPDQSLPRAAWWVYKAYADGFSSRVTSQPGNPKIVALASRSNSEQKAQVLFGYFEQAFSAPTAGVTLILKNLQQLKLPNTSGNLTLKVERIPDSGEQVIKQLVTVRQDNIAVSNEVVRLTIPNLQLHEAYILTIS
- a CDS encoding Spy/CpxP family protein refolding chaperone encodes the protein MLLRDQISRTVVAVFGLSMAVVFTASTPVMAEVIAQATPNQPRMNQRSGQLMNALNPTPEQQQQLQAIRQEHQEKMRPQQQQMRQTQEELNGLMAGNASETELRQKHDQLMVLKEQMGELQFDMMLKMRAVLTPEQRSQLANLMQERRQNPRRDR
- a CDS encoding YqiA/YcfP family alpha/beta fold hydrolase produces the protein MKTTTYIYLHGFASSPSSTKAQYLRDRFASLQINLNIPNLNQGDFSHLTLTRQLQQIETEFSPNASPVVVIGSSFGGLTAAWLAEKKFPIDRLILLAPAFNFSSEWLLKLGPEKLKQWQSEGYLSVYHYAEKQNLPLHYQFLEDLYQYPDQQLQRQIPTLIIHGIQDEVIPIQASRNYAATRPWVKLIELNSDHSLDNVLGEIWQEIQGFLEP
- a CDS encoding Npun_R2821/Npun_R2822 family protein; this translates as MTRGIYITANDKFTDQAIALLNSIRTYDGETSVVLIPYDNSYQKIAARLKQDYGVQVYEDLEFIERLSIKLQQIFGEKFFARPNQFRKQACWFGPFDEFLYIDTDIVVFEKIIDNLNYFSKYDFLCCDYQHAGGLTNVFTPEIYNVFSPEELKGMFNGGWWASKKNLISEQDLYETFAECAAHPEYFDFSQKTSDQPIINYMILKRIKQRFNLVLGENKGPGNWAGSQHFQRDGYRLIDTNVNQPLQYLHWAGIRIQPGCPYWDIWEYYRYLHEPKPDIFPSSQPVQNPVQKFIKKLKNKF
- a CDS encoding glycosyltransferase family 10 domain-containing protein; protein product: MSQKVIGMMTSYPNLTQCDWLWQQTPEHFGKWGNIRIQANAPEPDFLLMYQFEFHRIFWKKYSRRQRLTSWLKQEPLQPDIREQFRGVPQDRIIYLCREPSLVEYREKNNYNYEAAKQYCGYVSGPDPEAPIPDYMPAIWYHSNSFRELNEMEPPAKIKPCSWITSGVDRSQNHLDRLNFLKLLQEREINVDCYGRNLPSWCKNWGQIGNKWQAMAPYYYNLAIENYAGNDLYVTEKLWDALLAWCLPIYYGGGGADKLLPPGSFIRLPSWDEKGIEFIQEVTASTDYWYQAKDAIAEARQIILHKLNLLNWLSEFVAK
- a CDS encoding MBOAT family O-acyltransferase — protein: MLFNSVEFIFFFLPIVVIGYAWIGKVGSNQLQLIWLVIASLFFYAWWRPPYLILLIISIIFNYAIGKVLSREQTRPTRKFFLFLGITVNLLLLGYYKYANFFVGTVNSLIGSSWTLDKIILPLGISFFTFQQIAYLVDVYREETKEHNFLKYSFFVSFFPLLIAGPIVHHQQILPQFSETPRSRFTAENIFIGLTIFFMGFLKKVIFADGIAAYSNPIFNAANQGISINFIEAWVGILAFTFQLYFDFSGYSDMAIGGARLFGIKFPLNFNSPYQSVNIIDFWRRWHITLSNFLKDYLYIPLGGNRKGEAQRNLNLMLTMLLGGLWHGASWTFVLWGGLHGLYLVINQQWRSFRKKVLGHVLNQRSVLGDWLGRILMFLAVIVGWVFFRAENLQSAKILLSGMIGLNGLSLPPFLSKYLKPLPALGIEFNGLMPHFEINPWYALSGITILLGIIWFTPNTQVWMARYHPTLNEVETQTASQQLPPFWKQLEWRPNLIYGMGVGILIFIGFKTFFEAAPSDFLYFKF